A segment of the Leclercia adecarboxylata genome:
AAGATGCTGCGCGTGGCCCAGCGTCTGGCGCACACCCATCCCATTGAGATCAGCCCGACGCTGCTGGCTGCCCATGCCGTGCCGAAGGAGTATCGTCAGGATCCGGATGCGTACATCGCCCACGTGTGTCAGCACACGCTCCCGCAGCTGTGGGAGAAAGGCCTTTTCGAAGCCGTGGATGTCTTCTGCGAGAACGTTGGCTTTACCCCGGAACAGAGCGAGCGGGTGTTCCAGGCGGCACAGGCCCGGGGGATCCCGATTAAAGGCCACGTCGAGCAGCTCTCTAACCTCGGCGGCACCGCGCTGGTGAGCCGTTACCACGGGCTGTCTGCCGATCACATTGAGTATCTTGATGAGGCCGGAGTGAGCGCGATGGCGCAGAGCGGCACCGTGGCGGTGCTGCTGCCCGGTGCGTTCTACTTTTTGCAGGAGCGCCAGCGCCCGCCGGTTGACCTGCTGCGTCAGCAGGGGGTGCCGATGGCCGTCGCGACCGACTACAACCCCGGCACCAGCCCCTTTGCCAGCCTGCATCTGGCGATGAATATGGCCTGCGTGCAGTTTGGTTTAACCCCGGAAGAGGCGTGGGCAGGGGTGACCCGGCATGCCGCCCAGGCGCTGGGTCGCGGGGCAACGCACGGCCAGCTGAAGGCCGGGTTTGTCGCGGATCTGGCGATCTGGGATGCCAAAAGCCCGGTGGAGATGGTGTATGAGCCGGGTCGTAACCCGCTTTATCAGCGCGTATTCAGAGGAAAAGTACAATGAGCGTATGGCAGCCGGTTTCACCTGACGTCTGGCAGGGGCGTGACGACACCCGCGAGGCCAGCAACGCGCTGCGCCTGTTCCAGACCGTGCAACGTAGCGATACGCCAACGCCCTCCGGGGACGGTATCGCCCTGATCGGCTTTGCCTGCGACGAAGGGGTCAGACGCAATCAGGGCCGGACCGGTGCGGCCCAGGCCCCGGATGTGTTACGCCGCGCGCTGGGAAATATGGCCAGCCATCAGGGCCACCAGCGGCTGACCGATATGGGCAACATCCGCGTCGAGGGGGAGGCGCTGGAGGCCGCCCAGCAGGCGCTGAGCGAGACGGTCACCGCCTGCCAGCAGGCCGGCATGCGCACCCTGGTGTTCGGCGGCGGGCATGAAACCGCCTGGGCCCATGGCCGCGGCGTGCTGGATGCTTTTCCCGGCGAGCGGGTGGTAATTATCAACCTCGATGCGCACCTCGATCTGCGTCACGCCAGTCAGGCGACCTCCGGAACCCCGTTCCGCCAGCTGGCGCTCTACTGCGCGGAACAGCAGCGTGAGTTTCACTACGCCTGTCTCGGGGTCAGCCGGGCGGCCAATACGCAGGCGCTGTGGGATGAAGCGGCTCGTCTTAACGTCACTCTGGTGGAAGATCTCGATTTCCAGCAGCAGGCGCTGCCGGTGCTGGACACCGTCCTCAACAATGCGGATCGGGTCTACCTCACCATTGACCTCGACGTGATGCCCGCCGGGGAGATGCCCGCCGTGTCGGCCCCCGCCGCGCTGGGGGTTCCGGCCCGGGATCTGCTCCCGGTCATCGCGCGGATCTGTCGCAGCGGCAAACTGCAGGCGGCGGATCTGGTGGAGTTCAGCCCTGGCTTCGATCGCGACGGCCAGGGGGCGAAGCTCGCCGCGCGTCTTGCCTGGCAAATTGCTCACTGGTGGGCGTAATCTGTGGATATACTCGGATTTTTATAACGGCTTAAGGAATTGCTATGTTCTCTCGCGCCCCGCAGCAGCAGGCCAATACGCCAGCCCCTTTCTATGAAAAGGTAAAACAGGCGATCAGCCATCAGATCGCCACCGGCGTCTGGCGTCCTCACGATCGCATCCCGTCCGAGGCAGAGCTGGTGGCCCAGTTCGGCTTTAGCCGGATGACCATCAACCGCGCGCTGCGGGAGCTGACCGATGAGGGGCTGCTGGTGCGTCTGCAGGGGGTCGGCACCTTTGTGGCCGAGCCAAAAGGGCAGTCCGCGCTGTTTGAAATTCGCAGCATTGCCGATGAGATCGCCTCCCGCAACCATCAGCACCGCTGTGAGGTGCTGTTCCTTGAGGAGACGCAGGCCAGCGCTGCGCAGGCCGCTGCGTTGAACGTCAAAGAGGGAACGCGTATCTTCCACTCCCTGATGTTGCACTTTGAAAACGATATCCCGGTGCAGATTGAGGATCGCAGCGTCAATGCCGCGCTGGTGCCGGATTACCTGCAGCAGGACTATACCGCCACCACCCCCCATGCTTATCTGTCGCTGGTCGCGCCGCTGACGGAAGGGGAGCATATCGTCGAGGCGGTGCGCGCCACGCCGCAGGAGTGCGAGCTGCTGCGTATTAAAGAGCACGATCCCTGCCTGCTGATCCACCGCCGTACCTGGTCAGCCTCGCACATTGTTTCCCACGCCAGACTGCTGTTCCCGGGCAACCGCTATCGGCTGCAGGGCCATTTCATGTCATAAGCCAAAAGCGTGATTGCTGACGCAATATAACAAAAATGTATCGTAATTGTTAAAACCGGCCTTGTGTGCACTTGTCTATACAAGTATATCTTAGTGTATATTCTGTCCCCAATGAGGAGCACACAATGTCGTCAGGTAAGTATCGCCAGCAAGAGATCCGCGCCCCACGTGGCACCACGCTTAACGCCAAAAGCTGGCTCACCGAAGCCCCGCTGCGCATGTTAATGAACAACCTCGATCCCGACGTGGCGGAAAACCCTCACGAGCTGGTGGTGTATGGCGGAATTGGCCGCGCGGCGCGCAACTGGGCGTGCTATGACGCCATTGTCAAATCCCTCACCGAACTGGAAAACGACGAAACCCTGCTGGTGCAGTCCGGCAAACCGGTCGGCGTCTTCAAAACCCACGAAAACGCCCCGCGCGTGCTGATCGCCAACTCCAACCTGGTCCCGCACTGGGCAACCTGGGAACACTTTAACGAGCTGGATGCGAAAGGGCTGGCGATGTATGGCCAGATGACCGCCGGCAGCTGGATCTACATCGGCAGCCAGGGCATCGTCCAGGGCACCTACGAAACCTTTGTCGAGGCGGGCCGTCAGCACTATAACGGCTCCCTGAAAGGCCGTTGGGTACTGACCGCGGGCCTGGGCGGCATGGGCGGCGCACAGCCGCTGGCGGCGACACTGGCGGGAGCCTGCTCCCTTAACATTGAGTGCCAGCAGAGCCGCATCGATTTCCGTCTGCGTACCCGCTACGTCGATGAGCAGGCCGATTCGCTGGACGATGCCCTGGCGCGCATTAACAAATACACCCAGCAAGGCAAAGCGGTCTCGATTGCCCTGTGCGGTAACGCGGCCGATATCGTGCCGGAGCTGGTGGCGCGCGGCGTGCGTCCGGACCTGGTCACCGACCAGACCAGCGCCCACGATCCGCTGCACGGCTACCTGCCAAAAGGCTGGAGCTGGGAAGAGTACCAGCAGAAAGCGCAGCAGGATCCGGAAGGCACCGTGCTGGCGGCGAAGCGTTCAATGGCCGATCATGTCAACGCGATGCTGGCCTTCAGCCAGCAGGGCGTCCCGACCTTCGATTACGGCAATAATATCCGCCAGATGGCGAAAGAGATGGGCGTTACCAACGCCTTTGATTTCCCAGGCTTTGTCCCTGCCTATATCCGTCCGCTGTTCTGCCGCGGGATCGGCCCGTTCCGCTGGGTGGCGCTCTCCGGCGACCCGGAAGATATCTACAAAACCGACGCCAAAGTGAAAGAGATTGTCGCCGATGATGAACACCTGCATCACTGGCTGGACATGGCCCGCGAGCGCATTAACTTCCAGGGACTGCCGGCGCGTATCTGCTGGGTAGGCCTGGAGTGGCGCCAGAAGCTGGGCCTGGCCTTTAACGAAATGGTCCGCAGCGGTGAAGTCTCTGCGCCAATCGTTATTGGTCGTGACCATCTTGATTCGGGCTCGGTTGCCAGCCCGAACCGTGAAACCGAAGCGATGAAGGACGGCTCCGACGCGGTCTCCGACTGGCCGCTGCTGAATGCGCTGCTCAACACCGCCAGCGGCGCGACCTGGGTCTCGCTCCACCACGGCGGCGGCGTCGGGATGGGCTTCTCCCAGCATGCCGGAATGGTCATCGTCTGCGACGGCACCGATGAAGCCGCGGCCCGTATTGCCCGCGTACTGCACAACGATCCGGCGACTGGCGTGATGCGCCATGCCGATGCCGGGTATGACATTGCCATTGATTGCGCGAAAGAGCAGGGCCTGAACCTGCCGATGATCGCCGCTCAACAAGGAAAGCACTGATGAACGCTTTAACCCTGACTCCCGGTTCCCTGACCCTGGCCCAGCTGCGCCAGGTCTGGCAACAGCCGCTGCACCTGACGCTCGACGACGCGGCCCACAAGGCCATCAACGACAGCGTCGCCTGCGTGGAAGCGATTGTCGCCGAAGGGCGCACCGCCTACGGGATCAACACCGGTTTTGGCCTGCTGGCGCAGACGCGCATCGCTACTCACGATCTGGAAAACCTGCAACGTTCGCTGGTGCTCTCCCACGCGGCGGGCGTCGGCGAGCCGCTGGATGACGACATTGTGCGTCTGATGATGGTGCTGAAGATCAACAGCCTGGCGCGCGGTTTCTCCGGCATCCGCCTGAGCGTAATTCAGGCGCTGATTGCCATGGTCAACGCCGAAGTTTACCCCTGGATCCCGGCCAAAGGTTCGGTCGGCGCGTCCGGCGATCTGGCCCCGCTGGCGCACATGTCCCTGACCCTGCTGGGTGAGGGCAAAGCCCGCTACCGGGGCGAATGGTTACCGGCCGCCACCGCCCTGCAGAAAGCGGGTCTGGCCCCGGTGACGCTGGCGGCGAAAGAGGGCCTGGCGCTGCTGAACGGCACCCAGGCCTCCACCGCCTTTGCCCTGCGCGGCCTGTTTGAAGCCGAAGATCTGTTTGCCTCGGCGGTGGTCTGTGGGGCGCTGACTACCGAAGCGGTGCTCGGCTCCCGTCGTCCGTTTGACGCCCGCATTCATGAGGTACGCGGCCAGCGCGGGCAGATCGACGCCGCGGCGCTGTTCCGCCACGTCCTGACCGACACCAGCGCCATTGCCGAGTCGCACCACAACTGCGACAAGGTGCAGGACCCGTACTCCCTGCGCTGTCAGCCGCAGGTAATGGGGGCCTGTCTTACCCAGATGCGTCAGGTGGCGGAGGTACTGCTGGTGGAATCCAATGCCGTTTCCGATAACCCGCTGGTGTTCGCCGCGGAAAACGAAGTGGTCTCCGGGGGTAACTTCCACGCCGAACCGGTGGCGATGGCGGCGGATAATCTGGCCCTGGCGATTGCCGAAATTGGCGCGCTGTCGGAGCGTCGTATCGCGCTGATGATGGATAAACACATGTCCCAGCTGCCACCGTTCCTGGTGCGCAACGGCGGGGTTAACTCCGGGTTTATGATTGCCCAGGTGACCGCCGCCGCGCTGGCGAGCGAGAACAAGGCCCTGTCGCACCCGCACAGCGTGGACAGTCTGCCGACGTCAGCTAATCAGGAAGATCATGTCTCGATGGCCCCGGCGGCAGGCCGCCGCTTGTGGGAGATGGCGGGCAACACCCGCGGCGTGCTGGCGGTAGAGTGGTTAGCGGCCTGTCAGGGCTGCGATCTGCGCGACGGTCTGACCTCCAGCCCGCAGCTGGAGCAGGCGCGGCATATCCTGCGGGAGCAGGTGGCGCACTATGATGACGACCGCTTCTTTGCCCCGGATATTGATGCGGCGATTGCGTTGCTGAACAAAAGGAGCCTGGTCGGGTTGCTGCCAGCGTTCTTGTAAAAAAACGCCCGGTGGCGCTGCGCTTACCGGGCCTACAAAAAACCGGCCTATGTGCCGGTTTTTTATTTAACTGTACATCGCCGTAATCGACGCGCTGCCCAGGGTGTGGAAATGGACGTTAAAGCCTACCATTGCGCCGCTGGCCTCTTTATCGACCTCGATTCTCTCCACATTCAGCGCATGTACCGTGAAGATATAACGATGGGTTTCGCCTTTTGGCGGGGCCGCGCCGCCGTATCCCGCTTTGCCAAAATCGGTGCGGGTCTCCACGGCACCCTCCGGCAGCGCCACCAGCGAAGAGCCGGAGCCCTGCGGCAGCACGCGGGTATCGGCGGGGATATTGGCG
Coding sequences within it:
- the hutI gene encoding imidazolonepropionase; the protein is MLQLHPDDVIWRNLRLATMDPGYGTAYGLLENRALIVRGETILAIVPESDLPQDLPNTRDLQGRLVTPGLIDCHTHLVFGGDRAAEWEQRLNGVSYQTISAQGGGINATVSATRDSTPEQLEQLAQQRLQRLMREGVTTIEIKSGYGLNDEAEEKMLRVAQRLAHTHPIEISPTLLAAHAVPKEYRQDPDAYIAHVCQHTLPQLWEKGLFEAVDVFCENVGFTPEQSERVFQAAQARGIPIKGHVEQLSNLGGTALVSRYHGLSADHIEYLDEAGVSAMAQSGTVAVLLPGAFYFLQERQRPPVDLLRQQGVPMAVATDYNPGTSPFASLHLAMNMACVQFGLTPEEAWAGVTRHAAQALGRGATHGQLKAGFVADLAIWDAKSPVEMVYEPGRNPLYQRVFRGKVQ
- a CDS encoding histidine utilization repressor — translated: MFSRAPQQQANTPAPFYEKVKQAISHQIATGVWRPHDRIPSEAELVAQFGFSRMTINRALRELTDEGLLVRLQGVGTFVAEPKGQSALFEIRSIADEIASRNHQHRCEVLFLEETQASAAQAAALNVKEGTRIFHSLMLHFENDIPVQIEDRSVNAALVPDYLQQDYTATTPHAYLSLVAPLTEGEHIVEAVRATPQECELLRIKEHDPCLLIHRRTWSASHIVSHARLLFPGNRYRLQGHFMS
- a CDS encoding kinase inhibitor, with amino-acid sequence MKLISQDLRDGDKLPLRHVFNGMGYEGDNISPHLAWDEVPSGTKSFVVTCYDPDAPTGSGWWHWVVANIPADTRVLPQGSGSSLVALPEGAVETRTDFGKAGYGGAAPPKGETHRYIFTVHALNVERIEVDKEASGAMVGFNVHFHTLGSASITAMYS
- the hutU gene encoding urocanate hydratase; translation: MSSGKYRQQEIRAPRGTTLNAKSWLTEAPLRMLMNNLDPDVAENPHELVVYGGIGRAARNWACYDAIVKSLTELENDETLLVQSGKPVGVFKTHENAPRVLIANSNLVPHWATWEHFNELDAKGLAMYGQMTAGSWIYIGSQGIVQGTYETFVEAGRQHYNGSLKGRWVLTAGLGGMGGAQPLAATLAGACSLNIECQQSRIDFRLRTRYVDEQADSLDDALARINKYTQQGKAVSIALCGNAADIVPELVARGVRPDLVTDQTSAHDPLHGYLPKGWSWEEYQQKAQQDPEGTVLAAKRSMADHVNAMLAFSQQGVPTFDYGNNIRQMAKEMGVTNAFDFPGFVPAYIRPLFCRGIGPFRWVALSGDPEDIYKTDAKVKEIVADDEHLHHWLDMARERINFQGLPARICWVGLEWRQKLGLAFNEMVRSGEVSAPIVIGRDHLDSGSVASPNRETEAMKDGSDAVSDWPLLNALLNTASGATWVSLHHGGGVGMGFSQHAGMVIVCDGTDEAAARIARVLHNDPATGVMRHADAGYDIAIDCAKEQGLNLPMIAAQQGKH
- the hutH gene encoding histidine ammonia-lyase yields the protein MNALTLTPGSLTLAQLRQVWQQPLHLTLDDAAHKAINDSVACVEAIVAEGRTAYGINTGFGLLAQTRIATHDLENLQRSLVLSHAAGVGEPLDDDIVRLMMVLKINSLARGFSGIRLSVIQALIAMVNAEVYPWIPAKGSVGASGDLAPLAHMSLTLLGEGKARYRGEWLPAATALQKAGLAPVTLAAKEGLALLNGTQASTAFALRGLFEAEDLFASAVVCGALTTEAVLGSRRPFDARIHEVRGQRGQIDAAALFRHVLTDTSAIAESHHNCDKVQDPYSLRCQPQVMGACLTQMRQVAEVLLVESNAVSDNPLVFAAENEVVSGGNFHAEPVAMAADNLALAIAEIGALSERRIALMMDKHMSQLPPFLVRNGGVNSGFMIAQVTAAALASENKALSHPHSVDSLPTSANQEDHVSMAPAAGRRLWEMAGNTRGVLAVEWLAACQGCDLRDGLTSSPQLEQARHILREQVAHYDDDRFFAPDIDAAIALLNKRSLVGLLPAFL
- the hutG gene encoding formimidoylglutamase, with protein sequence MSVWQPVSPDVWQGRDDTREASNALRLFQTVQRSDTPTPSGDGIALIGFACDEGVRRNQGRTGAAQAPDVLRRALGNMASHQGHQRLTDMGNIRVEGEALEAAQQALSETVTACQQAGMRTLVFGGGHETAWAHGRGVLDAFPGERVVIINLDAHLDLRHASQATSGTPFRQLALYCAEQQREFHYACLGVSRAANTQALWDEAARLNVTLVEDLDFQQQALPVLDTVLNNADRVYLTIDLDVMPAGEMPAVSAPAALGVPARDLLPVIARICRSGKLQAADLVEFSPGFDRDGQGAKLAARLAWQIAHWWA